From the genome of Treponema peruense:
CAAACAGGCTTCTTTTGAAAAAATATTCGGAGGTTCACTATGTCTGAAAAAAATATTTATGCTGACTGCCTGCCCGGTGAGGTTCGCGCTCTTATACGTGAAGGAAAAATTACCTGCCAGACTTCGGGAATGTGTTCCGGGTTTGCGCAGGCAAATCTTTGTGTTCTTCCAAAAAAGTATGCGTATGATTTTCTTTTGTTTACGCAGCGTAATCCAAAGTCCTGTCCTGTTCTTGAAGTAAGTGATGAAGGTTCACGCACGCTGCATTCCATTGCCCGCGGTGCAGACATTGCAACTGATATTCCCAAGTACCGCATCTGGAAAAACGGTGTTCTTGACGGCGAGTATACGGACGTTTCTTCTTTCTGGCGTGATGATCTTGTGAGCTTTCTTATAGGCTGCAGTTTTTCTTTTGAGTTTGAACTTATTGCTGCGGGAATTGATGTGCGCAATATTTCTCTCGGCTGCAACGTTCCGATGTATCTTACAAATATTGACACTGTTCCCGCCGGAATCTTCGGCGGAAAAATGGTTGTGAGCATGAGGCCCATTCCCTATGACCAGATTGTGCGTGCAGTTACAGTGTCTGGTTCAATGCCGCGTGTTCACGGCACGCCCATCCATATAGGGGATCCTTCTGTTATTGGAATTAAGGATTTGTCTCATCCCGACTTTGGCGATGCCGTTCCGGTTAAGGAAGGAGAAGTTCCTGTTTTCTGGTGCTGCGGTGTTACTCCGCAAAGTGTTGTGATGAATTCCAAACCTGATTTTTGTATTACACATTCGCCCGGACATATGTTTATTACCGATGTTCCGAATGCAATGCTTAAAAACTGATTTTTTTAAAGGGGGTTATAAATGTTTAAGGTAGATTTGAACTGTGACCTGGGAGAAAGTTTCGGCAACTACAGAATTGGTGATGATGAAAATGTGATTCCGCTTATTTCTTCTGCAAATATTGCCTGCGGATTCCACGCCTCTGATCCTGTTGTTATGCAGCGTACAGTAAATGCTGCCGCAGCGTCTTCTGTCGGAATAGGTGCTCACCCGGGTTATCCTGATCTTATGGGATTCGGCCGGCGGTTTATGAAACTTTCTGCAGAAGAAGCAGAAGCTTATGTTATGTATCAGATAGGGGCTCTTTCATCTTTTGCCGCTGCTGCCGGTAAATGTATACAGCATGTAAAACCGCACGGTGCTTTGTACAATGCTGCGGCAAAAGATTCCGTCCTGGCAGATGCAGTTTGCCGTGCAATAAAAAAAGCGAGCCCTGAATCTATTCTGCTGGCGCTTTCGGGAAGTGAAATGGTCGAGGCTGCCCACCG
Proteins encoded in this window:
- a CDS encoding putative hydro-lyase, which produces MSEKNIYADCLPGEVRALIREGKITCQTSGMCSGFAQANLCVLPKKYAYDFLLFTQRNPKSCPVLEVSDEGSRTLHSIARGADIATDIPKYRIWKNGVLDGEYTDVSSFWRDDLVSFLIGCSFSFEFELIAAGIDVRNISLGCNVPMYLTNIDTVPAGIFGGKMVVSMRPIPYDQIVRAVTVSGSMPRVHGTPIHIGDPSVIGIKDLSHPDFGDAVPVKEGEVPVFWCCGVTPQSVVMNSKPDFCITHSPGHMFITDVPNAMLKN
- a CDS encoding LamB/YcsF family protein yields the protein MFKVDLNCDLGESFGNYRIGDDENVIPLISSANIACGFHASDPVVMQRTVNAAAASSVGIGAHPGYPDLMGFGRRFMKLSAEEAEAYVMYQIGALSSFAAAAGKCIQHVKPHGALYNAAAKDSVLADAVCRAIKKASPESILLALSGSEMVEAAHRNGLRVACEVFADRAYNDDGTLVARSEPGSVITDENEAVSRAVRMVREGIVVSRSGKKVAVQADSICVHGDGAKALAFVKKIRSVFESMQICIRPLCEIIE